One stretch of Sardina pilchardus chromosome 17, fSarPil1.1, whole genome shotgun sequence DNA includes these proteins:
- the metap2a gene encoding methionine aminopeptidase 2 isoform X2, giving the protein MADVERLRETGEKAAAEATLLNGEAGEKDEADPGEETAKRRRKKKKKTKSAAPAAGHTEVDGDGVCDVSKQLEQQTLEEKEKEGDDDGGEEDGEEGENSAGKKKKKKKKKKAGPKVQTDPPSVPMCELYPSGEFPLGQECEYPPSQDGRSAAWRATSEEKRAMDKANEEMWSDYRQAAEAHRQVRQYVKSWIRPGMAMIDICERLEGCSRTLIKEDGLNAGLAFPTGCSLNNCAAHYTPNAGDPTVLQYDDVCKIDFGTHINGRIIDCAFTVIFNPKYDRLLEAVKDATDTGIRIAGIDVRLCDVGESIQEVMESYEVEIDGKTFQVKPIRNLNGHSIGQYRIHAGKTVPIVKGGEATRMEENEVYAIETFGSTGKGVVHDDMECSHYMKNFDVGHVPIRLPRAKHLLNVINENFGTLAFCRRWLDRLGESKYLMALKNLCDLGIIDPYPPLCDAKGSHTAQFEHTILLRPTCKEVVSRGDDY; this is encoded by the exons ATGGCGGACGTGGAGCGACTGCGAGAGACTGGAGAAAAGGCGGCTGCAGAGGCGACTTTGCTGAACGGGGAAGCCGGCGAAAAGGACGAAGCCGACCCCGGCGAGGAAACAGCCAAGAGGCggaggaaaaagaagaagaagaccaagTCTGCAGCTCCCGCCG CAGGACACACGGAGGTGGATGGTGACGGAGTGTGTGACGTGAGCAAACAGCTGGAGCAGCAGActctggaggagaaggagaaagaaggggatgatgatggaggagaggagg atggggaggagggagagaactcAGCtgggaaaaagaagaagaagaagaaaaagaagaaagcagGAC cCAAGGTGCAGACGGACCCCCCCTCTGTGCCCATGTGTGAGCTGTACCCCAGCGGGGAGTTTCCACTGGGCCAGGAGTGTGAATACCCCCCCTCTCAGGacgg tcgcAGTGCTGCCTGGCGCGCCACTAGCGAGGAGAAGCGGGCGATGGACAAGGCCAATGAGGAGATGTGGAGCGATTACAGACAAGCAGCCGAGGCTCACAGACAGGTCCGGCAGTACGTCAAGAGCTGGATCCGACCCGGCATGGCCATGATAGACATCTG CGAGCGTCTGGAGGGCTGCTCCCGGACACTGATCAAGGAGGACGGCCTGAATGCAGGACTGGCCTTCCCCACGGGCTGCTCCCTCAACAACTGCGCCGCTCACTACACCCCCAACGCGGGCGACCCCACGGTCCTGCAGTACGACGACGTGTGTAAGATCGACTTTGGCACACACATCAACG ggcgGATCATTGATTGTGCCTTCACCGTCATCTTCAACCCAAAGTATGACCGGCTCCTGGAGGCTGTGAAAGACGCCACTGACACCGgcatcagg ATTGCTGGTATagatgtgcgtctgtgtgatgTGGGCGAGTCGATACAGGAAGTGATGGAGTCCTATGAGGTGGAGATTGATGGGAAAACATTCCAAG tgaAGCCTATCAGGAATCTGAATGGTCACTCTATTGGACAGTACAGGATCCACGCCGGAAAGACGGTCCCAATCGTGAAAGGAGGAGAAGCCACaaggatggag GAGAACGAGGTGTACGCTATCGAGACTTTCGGGAGCACAGGGAAGGGTGTTGTGCATGATGACATGGAGTGCTCTCATTACATGAAGAACTTTGACGTGGGACATGTGCCCATCAG GCTACCTCGTGCCAAGCACCTGCTGAACGTGATCAACGAGAACTTTGGCACGCTGGCGTTCTGCCGCCGCTGGCTGGACAGGCTGGGCGAGAGCAAGTACCTGATGGCGCTCAAGAACCTGTGCGACCTGGGCATCATCGACCCGTACCCGCCGCTCTGCGACGCCAAGGGCAGCCACACCGCTCAGTTCGAGCACACCATCCTGCTGCGGCCCACCTGCAAGGAGGTGGTCAGCAGGGGGGACgactactga
- the metap2a gene encoding methionine aminopeptidase 2 isoform X1, which produces MADVERLRETGEKAAAEATLLNGEAGEKDEADPGEETAKRRRKKKKKTKSAAPAAGHTEVDGDGVCDVSKQLEQQTLEEKEKEGDDDGGEEDGEEGENSAGKKKKKKKKKKAGPPLSLSVLCAAKVQTDPPSVPMCELYPSGEFPLGQECEYPPSQDGRSAAWRATSEEKRAMDKANEEMWSDYRQAAEAHRQVRQYVKSWIRPGMAMIDICERLEGCSRTLIKEDGLNAGLAFPTGCSLNNCAAHYTPNAGDPTVLQYDDVCKIDFGTHINGRIIDCAFTVIFNPKYDRLLEAVKDATDTGIRIAGIDVRLCDVGESIQEVMESYEVEIDGKTFQVKPIRNLNGHSIGQYRIHAGKTVPIVKGGEATRMEENEVYAIETFGSTGKGVVHDDMECSHYMKNFDVGHVPIRLPRAKHLLNVINENFGTLAFCRRWLDRLGESKYLMALKNLCDLGIIDPYPPLCDAKGSHTAQFEHTILLRPTCKEVVSRGDDY; this is translated from the exons ATGGCGGACGTGGAGCGACTGCGAGAGACTGGAGAAAAGGCGGCTGCAGAGGCGACTTTGCTGAACGGGGAAGCCGGCGAAAAGGACGAAGCCGACCCCGGCGAGGAAACAGCCAAGAGGCggaggaaaaagaagaagaagaccaagTCTGCAGCTCCCGCCG CAGGACACACGGAGGTGGATGGTGACGGAGTGTGTGACGTGAGCAAACAGCTGGAGCAGCAGActctggaggagaaggagaaagaaggggatgatgatggaggagaggagg atggggaggagggagagaactcAGCtgggaaaaagaagaagaagaagaaaaagaagaaagcagGAC cgcccctctctctgtctgtgttgtgtgcagcCAAGGTGCAGACGGACCCCCCCTCTGTGCCCATGTGTGAGCTGTACCCCAGCGGGGAGTTTCCACTGGGCCAGGAGTGTGAATACCCCCCCTCTCAGGacgg tcgcAGTGCTGCCTGGCGCGCCACTAGCGAGGAGAAGCGGGCGATGGACAAGGCCAATGAGGAGATGTGGAGCGATTACAGACAAGCAGCCGAGGCTCACAGACAGGTCCGGCAGTACGTCAAGAGCTGGATCCGACCCGGCATGGCCATGATAGACATCTG CGAGCGTCTGGAGGGCTGCTCCCGGACACTGATCAAGGAGGACGGCCTGAATGCAGGACTGGCCTTCCCCACGGGCTGCTCCCTCAACAACTGCGCCGCTCACTACACCCCCAACGCGGGCGACCCCACGGTCCTGCAGTACGACGACGTGTGTAAGATCGACTTTGGCACACACATCAACG ggcgGATCATTGATTGTGCCTTCACCGTCATCTTCAACCCAAAGTATGACCGGCTCCTGGAGGCTGTGAAAGACGCCACTGACACCGgcatcagg ATTGCTGGTATagatgtgcgtctgtgtgatgTGGGCGAGTCGATACAGGAAGTGATGGAGTCCTATGAGGTGGAGATTGATGGGAAAACATTCCAAG tgaAGCCTATCAGGAATCTGAATGGTCACTCTATTGGACAGTACAGGATCCACGCCGGAAAGACGGTCCCAATCGTGAAAGGAGGAGAAGCCACaaggatggag GAGAACGAGGTGTACGCTATCGAGACTTTCGGGAGCACAGGGAAGGGTGTTGTGCATGATGACATGGAGTGCTCTCATTACATGAAGAACTTTGACGTGGGACATGTGCCCATCAG GCTACCTCGTGCCAAGCACCTGCTGAACGTGATCAACGAGAACTTTGGCACGCTGGCGTTCTGCCGCCGCTGGCTGGACAGGCTGGGCGAGAGCAAGTACCTGATGGCGCTCAAGAACCTGTGCGACCTGGGCATCATCGACCCGTACCCGCCGCTCTGCGACGCCAAGGGCAGCCACACCGCTCAGTTCGAGCACACCATCCTGCTGCGGCCCACCTGCAAGGAGGTGGTCAGCAGGGGGGACgactactga
- the usp44 gene encoding ubiquitin carboxyl-terminal hydrolase 44, which translates to MDRCRHVFRLRLARDHSILNPQKWHCAVCNTTESVWACLSCPHVACGRYIEEHALRHYEEQRHPLALEVNELYVFCYACDDYVLNDNATGDLKLLRSTLSAIKTQKYDEVTAATRRGRTLRSSALGALVGDGLGGNLRDQELQLRDEDRMFTALWHRRRALIGRAFRVWLSQTSGGQRLLEEERKREEEEERKEEAREKRRSRKRRQKEQLEKAPPRKSSRLRRLSQRTVAPATAEAAPAPAKTGKVGRKRKKSLSPVRAVAPKRRVGRPRRSETMTTTSTTTAPVAKARRGRPPRSHKTPTPAPSSRAKHKTPGKRGPGLKRKPSAPPPPPAKKSSGSSSGGDSPIKRRPTVTPGVTGLRNLGNTCYMNSILQVLSHLHLFRECFLRLDLSQALELLASAVNGKLVAAKGLAAHAPVSPSSSLCLGPGPGSVSGPSAASQPKIPHQGPGRWSVLVGRGLSGGAAPSRSRSMELIQPKEPSSTHLSLCHELHTLFQVMWSGKWALVSPFAMLHSVWQLIPAFRGYAQQDAQEFLCELLDKVQRELETSGSGGGGGGGGGDVPYTHLPHAHTHAAHASVAAAGGGGGGGGGSVTQKKLIKQVLSVVNTIFHGQLLSQVTCLACDYRSNTVEPFWDLSLEFPQRYHSNSKEPQGQCLLTEMLAKFTETEALEGSIYACEQCNNKRRRASKSVLLTEAQKQLMIHKLPHVLRLHLKRFRWSGRNHREKIGVHVTFDQTLNMEPYCCRDSAPSGTHFLYELSAVVMHHGKGFGSGHYTAYCYNREGGFWVHCNDSKMSICSVEEVCKAQAYILFYTQHLSQDKVKSAA; encoded by the exons ATGGACCGGTGCCGCCACGTGTTCCGCTTGCGCTTGGCGCGCGACCACTCCATCCTGAACCCGCAGAAGTGGCACTGCGCCGTGTGCAACACCACCGAGTCGGTGTGGGCATGCCTGAGCTGCCCGCACGTGGCCTGCGGCCGCTACATCGAGGAGCACGCGCTGCGGCACTACGAGGAGCAGCGACACCCGCTGGCGCTGGAGGTCAACGAGCTCTACGTCTTCTGCTACGCCTGCGACGACTACGTGCTCAACGACAACGCCACGGGCGACCTCAAGCTGCTCCGCAGCACGCTCAGCGCCATCAAGACGCAGAAGTATGACGAGGTCACCGCCGCCACGCGCCGCGGACGCACGCTCAG GTCGTCGGCTCTCGGCGCTCTGGTCGGGGACGGCCTCGGCGGCAACCTGCGCGACCAGGAGCTGCAGCTGCGCGACGAGGACCGCATGTTCACTGCCCTGTGGCACCGGCGGCGGGCCCTGATTGGCCGAGCCTTCCGCGTGTGGCTGTCGCAGACGTCGGGCGGCCAGCGgctcctggaggaggagaggaagagggaggaggaggaggagcgcaaGGAGGAGGCGCGCGAGAAGAGGCGCTCCCGCAAGCGGCGGCAGAAGGAGCAGCTGGAGAAAGCGCCGCCCAGGAAGAGCAGTCGCCTCCGGCGGCTGAGCCAGAGGACTGTCGCCCCGGCAACAGCGGAGGCGGCGCCGGCGCCGGCGAAAACGGGGAAGgtcgggaggaagaggaagaagagcctCAGCCCGGTCCGAGCCGTCGCGCCCAAACGACGCGTCGGGCGCCCACGCCGCTCCGAAACGATGACGACGACGTCGACGACAACGGCGCCGGTGGCGAAAGCACGACGGGGACGGCCACCGCGAAGCCACAAGACCCCCACGCCCGCCCCGTCCTCCAGAGCCAAGCACAAGACGCCGGGCAAACGAGGCCCCGGCCTCAAGCGCAAACCCtcggcccctcctcctccccccgccAAGAAAAGttccggcagcagcagcggcggcgacTCGCCCATCAAGCGGCGTCCCACGGTGACCCCGGGGGTCACGGGCCTGCGTAACCTGGGCAACACGTGCTACATGAACTCCATCCTGCAGGTGCTCAGCCACCTGCACCTGTTCCGCGAGTGCTTCCTGCGCCTCGACCTCAGCCAGGCGCTGGAGCTGCTCGCCTCCGCCGTCAACGGCAAGCTGGTGGCCGCCAAGGGCCTGGCCGCCCACGCGCCCGTCTCCCCGTCCTCCAGCCTCTGCCTCGGCCCCGGCCCCGGTTCCGTTTCCGGTCCCTCGGCGGCGTCCCAGCCCAAGATCCCGCACCAGGGCCCGGGGCGGTGGAGCGTCCTGGTGGGCCGCGGGCTCAGCGGCGGCGCCGCGCCGTCGCGCTCGCGGAGCATGGAGCTGATCCAGCCCAAGGAGCCGAGCTCCACGCACCTGTCGCTGTGCCACGAGCTGCACACGCTCTTCCAGGTGATGTGGTCGGGCAAGTGGGCGCTGGTCTCGCCCTTCGCCATGCTCCACTCCGTCTGGCAGCTCATCCCGGCGTTCCGCGGCTACGCGCAGCAGGACGCCCAGGAGTTCCTCTGCGAGCTGCTGGACAAGGTCCAGCGCGAGCTGGAGACCAGcggcagcggaggaggaggaggaggcggcggcggggaTGTGCCGTACACACACctcccgcacgcacacacgcacgcggcCCACGCCTCCGTAGCagcggcaggaggaggaggaggaggaggaggggggtccgTGACCCAGAAGAAACTCATTAAGCAGGTGCTAAGTGTGGTCAACACCATCTTCCATGGACAGCTACTCAGCCAG GTGACGTGCCTGGCGTGCGACTATCGCTCCAACACGGTGGAACCCTTCTGGGACCTGTCGCTGGAGTTCCCCCAGCGTTACCACAGCAACAGCAAGGAGCCACAGGGCCAGTGCCTGCTGACGGAGATGCTGGCCAAGTTCACCGAGACGGAAGCCCTGGAGGGCAGCATCTACGCCTGCGAGCAGTGCAACA ataagCGTCGGCGAGCCTCTAAATCAGTGCTTCTGACTGAAGCTCAGAAGCAGCTCATGATCCACAAACTGCCTCATGTGCTACGACTACACCTCAAACGtttcag GTGGTCAGGGCGAAACCACAGAGAGAAGATAGGTGTGCACGTCACCTTTGACCAGACCTTGAACATGGAGCCGTACTGCTGCCGAGACTCCGCCCCTTCTGGCACTCACTTCCTGTATGAGCTTTCTGCTGTGGTGATGCATCATGGGAAGGGCTTTGGCTCTGGACATTACACTGCCTACTGCTATAACAGAGAGGGAG GGTTTTGGGTGCACTGTAACGACTCTAAAATGAGCATATGTTCCGTGGAGGAGGTGTGCAAGGCTCAGGCCTACATCCTGTTTTACACTCAGCACCTTTCTCAGGACAAAGTCAAGAGTGCCGCCtaa